Proteins from one Pseudomonadota bacterium genomic window:
- a CDS encoding type II toxin-antitoxin system HicA family toxin: MPRKICQLIQELEKAGFVNRGGKGSHRNFLHDKGSALTLSGRLGDDAKPYQEKLVGQK, encoded by the coding sequence ATGCCTAGAAAAATTTGCCAGCTTATACAAGAATTGGAAAAAGCCGGATTTGTCAATCGTGGAGGGAAGGGAAGCCATCGGAACTTTTTACATGACAAAGGTTCTGCTCTCACTCTTTCCGGCAGGCTTGGTGATGATGCAAAACCATACCAGGAAAAACTGGTCGGGCAAAAG
- a CDS encoding YdbL family protein, which produces MYDFKKSVLFTILLFVGCFLSANALAESGKEIKARMQARLPEIVRLLAAGTIGEGKDGLLYFMSGASGNQVFVQEENDDRKKVYGAIARQQGTTPALVGERRALQIYDQADPGTWLQDANGKWYKK; this is translated from the coding sequence ATGTACGATTTTAAAAAATCCGTATTGTTCACCATACTGTTGTTTGTCGGCTGTTTCCTGTCCGCAAACGCTTTGGCCGAAAGCGGCAAGGAAATCAAGGCAAGGATGCAGGCAAGATTGCCGGAGATCGTCAGACTCCTGGCCGCCGGGACAATAGGCGAAGGTAAGGATGGCCTGCTCTACTTTATGAGCGGAGCTTCCGGAAACCAGGTATTTGTTCAGGAAGAAAATGACGACCGGAAAAAGGTCTACGGGGCGATTGCCAGGCAACAGGGAACCACCCCGGCCCTGGTCGGCGAACGCCGCGCCCTGCAGATTTACGATCAGGCAGATCCCGGAACCTGGCTCCAGGACGCCAACGGCAAATGGTATAAGAAATAG
- a CDS encoding YdbH domain-containing protein, which yields MTSSNVRSRSRIFKKSAGIILLLVAAFLLSAALLDYLPRLVRSLINSALAERNLPVLVQVRHVGFWSADLSEISVGGEKRFAGIDSIRIDYSPLGLLRKKLAGISLSGIELNLHFQDGKLIVPWQTEESTREQNAAPTLEKEDLDLLVHLGELRINSAIVNLSYGEHFVAIPCSFQARISKENPRLIRISGELVVRGQVIKTAFEIDPETMEARNVTEVEVLELRRFADFMEIFSTPVVSGRLEVQAEASMSLAPFKILAADISGKLAQTDILFGEVRLGNPYDRDEEPFGFNLTFEHGRGRLTSTSLIFNSFLAAEIGDIDLLFTSADGIWLFDGDFRVMFPEQAPAKGVSLAPTELVTQIHGSTVTGGGWRFEAASKGKKPFGLSRAGLTFSSRISGYTVSGVNSAGKTGFNYTLTLESIEIKADNLIVQLPLLTVKGTTEDGHSRFVLPFTGLDFKDTANDLKATVGGKILHSIPYNPGAGDSEINITGISYSDLLLGRIILRLTQRPSGFSFAGRHQSDLIESFCIDLAGFADFPSSGPDAEITVQASCTRSIQNFDLRRFSPTLAGYKGDGDLNLEGKLLYQGGHVSGRVDTGIDNIRLTSLDKDFALEGGSLNLHLPELPRMRSGPKQKFSFQSIRSGKIAAENGLVEFQIESAESIFIEKGQVQWSDGHVYTQALRFSPKVKDYDMIFFCDRLNFAKVLEQLGAATAEGQGRVNGRVPVHLTDGRFFIENGFLYSTPGEGGTISLSRTEILTEGIPKDTPQFAQIDLAREALKDFSYDWTKLDINSESDDNLLLHLQMNGKPTAPLPFVYNKDFGGFTRVDAGNPGSRFQGIQLDVNFRLPLNDVLHYGDSIRSLME from the coding sequence ATGACCTCTTCGAATGTACGGTCCAGATCTCGCATTTTTAAAAAAAGTGCCGGGATCATTCTTCTCCTTGTTGCCGCCTTTCTTCTCTCCGCCGCTCTTCTTGACTATCTGCCGCGCCTTGTCCGGAGCCTCATCAACAGTGCCCTTGCGGAAAGAAATCTGCCGGTTTTAGTGCAGGTGCGGCATGTCGGATTCTGGAGCGCCGATCTGAGCGAAATATCGGTGGGCGGTGAAAAACGCTTTGCCGGCATTGACTCGATCAGGATTGATTACTCTCCGCTCGGGCTTCTGCGGAAGAAACTTGCCGGGATATCCCTTTCCGGTATTGAACTGAACCTCCATTTTCAGGATGGCAAGCTGATTGTTCCATGGCAGACGGAGGAATCCACCCGGGAGCAGAACGCCGCTCCAACTCTTGAGAAGGAAGACCTTGATCTTTTAGTTCATCTCGGTGAGCTTCGCATCAACAGTGCCATTGTCAATCTCTCTTACGGAGAGCATTTCGTTGCAATCCCCTGTTCTTTTCAGGCCCGGATCAGCAAAGAAAATCCCAGACTGATTCGTATCAGTGGTGAGTTAGTGGTCCGCGGGCAGGTCATCAAAACCGCCTTTGAAATTGATCCCGAGACCATGGAAGCACGAAATGTCACCGAGGTTGAAGTTCTTGAACTGCGGCGTTTCGCCGATTTCATGGAAATCTTCTCCACCCCAGTTGTTTCCGGCCGCCTGGAGGTTCAGGCGGAGGCCAGTATGTCTCTTGCCCCGTTTAAGATACTGGCTGCCGATATTTCCGGGAAACTCGCGCAGACGGATATCCTCTTCGGTGAGGTGCGGCTTGGCAATCCGTATGATCGGGACGAAGAACCTTTCGGGTTTAATCTCACCTTTGAACATGGTCGGGGGCGACTCACCTCGACTTCATTGATCTTTAACAGTTTTCTGGCGGCGGAAATAGGCGATATCGACCTTTTGTTTACAAGCGCGGATGGGATCTGGTTGTTTGACGGCGATTTCAGGGTGATGTTTCCTGAGCAGGCACCAGCAAAGGGTGTTTCTCTTGCGCCGACAGAACTTGTCACGCAAATACACGGCAGCACGGTTACGGGTGGTGGCTGGCGGTTTGAGGCCGCATCAAAAGGGAAAAAGCCCTTTGGTCTTTCCCGGGCAGGCTTGACGTTTTCGTCTCGGATCAGCGGGTACACCGTTTCCGGCGTAAACTCTGCCGGGAAAACCGGGTTTAATTACACTCTTACCCTGGAATCTATCGAGATCAAGGCGGACAACTTAATCGTCCAGCTGCCCCTGCTGACGGTCAAGGGAACAACAGAGGATGGGCACAGCCGATTCGTTCTGCCCTTTACCGGCCTTGACTTTAAAGATACAGCCAATGATCTTAAGGCAACGGTCGGAGGAAAAATTCTGCACAGTATTCCCTATAATCCGGGAGCCGGAGACAGTGAAATCAATATCACCGGCATCAGTTATTCCGACCTGCTCCTTGGCCGTATCATCCTGCGCCTGACCCAGCGGCCATCAGGCTTCAGTTTCGCCGGTCGCCACCAGAGTGATCTGATCGAAAGCTTCTGTATCGATCTGGCAGGTTTCGCTGATTTTCCGTCATCCGGGCCGGACGCGGAGATCACCGTTCAGGCCTCCTGCACCAGGTCCATCCAGAATTTCGATCTTCGGCGATTCAGCCCAACCCTGGCCGGTTACAAGGGTGATGGCGATCTGAACCTGGAAGGCAAGCTGCTCTATCAAGGCGGCCACGTTTCGGGCAGGGTTGATACCGGCATCGATAACATCCGGTTGACATCCCTCGATAAGGATTTTGCTCTCGAGGGAGGATCGCTCAACCTTCACCTTCCCGAGCTCCCCAGGATGAGAAGCGGTCCGAAACAGAAATTTTCCTTCCAGTCCATCCGGTCCGGTAAAATCGCCGCCGAGAACGGGCTGGTCGAATTCCAAATAGAATCGGCCGAATCGATATTTATCGAAAAAGGACAGGTGCAGTGGAGCGACGGCCATGTCTACACCCAGGCGCTGCGCTTTTCTCCAAAGGTAAAAGATTACGATATGATTTTCTTTTGCGACCGGCTGAATTTTGCCAAAGTCCTGGAACAACTGGGCGCGGCCACTGCCGAAGGGCAGGGCCGAGTTAACGGCAGGGTGCCGGTGCACCTCACCGATGGCAGATTCTTTATCGAAAACGGCTTTCTCTATTCAACTCCGGGTGAAGGAGGAACCATCAGCCTCTCCAGAACGGAGATTCTCACCGAAGGCATCCCGAAGGACACTCCACAATTTGCCCAGATCGATCTAGCCCGTGAGGCCTTGAAAGATTTCTCCTATGACTGGACCAAACTCGATATCAATTCGGAATCCGATGATAATCTGCTGCTCCATCTGCAGATGAATGGCAAGCCGACGGCTCCATTGCCGTTTGTCTACAACAAGGACTTCGGGGGCTTCACCAGGGTGGATGCAGGAAACCCCGGTTCCCGGTTCCAGGGCATTCAGCTCGACGTCAACTTCCGTCTTCCGCTCAATGATGTTTTGCATTATGGTGATTCTATCAGGTCGTTAATGGAATAA
- a CDS encoding PIN domain-containing protein yields MGLNLEKTTSVFLDTAPLIYFWEKNIRFYDRVAAFFDEIYAKEIQVTVSLITYIEVVTYPLKVGENKLAAKYRDYLTNSANFSLYPLNLLVADKTAEYRAVHQLRTPDAIQLATAEVCGADYVITNDVQWKKISGLNIVLVSEL; encoded by the coding sequence ATGGGGCTGAACCTGGAAAAAACCACCTCCGTTTTTTTAGACACCGCGCCCCTCATCTATTTCTGGGAGAAGAACATCCGCTTTTATGACAGGGTGGCAGCCTTCTTTGATGAGATCTATGCGAAAGAAATTCAAGTGACGGTCTCGCTGATCACTTATATCGAAGTGGTCACCTATCCTCTCAAGGTTGGCGAGAATAAACTTGCGGCCAAATATCGAGACTATCTCACAAATTCGGCAAATTTCAGTCTGTACCCACTCAACCTTCTGGTTGCGGATAAAACCGCGGAATACAGGGCTGTCCATCAGTTGAGAACCCCGGACGCGATACAACTGGCAACGGCCGAGGTCTGCGGCGCAGACTATGTCATTACCAACGACGTGCAATGGAAGAAAATCAGCGGACTCAATATTGTTCTGGTGAGTGAGTTGTAA
- a CDS encoding type II toxin-antitoxin system Phd/YefM family antitoxin produces the protein MPTTISAVDARRTLGELLNKVSLTNEEIIIERAGKKVAKLVQCDRPGEETSNAARGKLDFRKSGGLGQEVWKQINTDEYINKERDEWG, from the coding sequence ATGCCAACGACAATATCGGCAGTTGATGCACGGCGGACTTTGGGCGAATTATTGAACAAGGTTTCTCTCACCAACGAAGAGATTATTATTGAACGGGCAGGGAAAAAAGTTGCCAAACTGGTGCAGTGCGACCGGCCGGGGGAAGAGACATCGAACGCCGCCCGGGGCAAATTGGATTTTCGAAAATCCGGCGGCCTGGGACAGGAAGTATGGAAACAGATCAACACGGATGAGTATATCAACAAGGAACGCGACGAATGGGGCTGA
- a CDS encoding NAD-dependent epimerase/dehydratase family protein codes for MNKAELNSSSARTDKRACETSRFISEGCKVAVTGGGGFVGRAITMRLRQRGVSVRVIGRSNYPDLHLPGVSICNGDIRDKNFLANAFAGCDAVFHVAAKAGIWGKREEYYAINVTGTANVLEACRTNQVPALVYTSTPSVVFNGADLCGGDESLPYAETFLCHYAETKMLAEKMVLAANSDHLKTVALRPHLIWGPGDTNLVPRLIERGRKGLLKRVGEGANLVDISYIDNVVDAQIKAAADLLTTGNSAGKPYFISQGEPVNLWDWINEFYKLCGVPAVSKSVSFKKARFVGGLLEKVYGALDIKSEPLMTRFLAEQLAHSHWFSIASAKNDFGYAPAVTTREGMKRTAAWVKNVFPDQLS; via the coding sequence ATGAATAAAGCTGAGTTGAATAGCTCGTCTGCTCGTACTGATAAGCGAGCCTGCGAGACATCGAGGTTTATATCCGAAGGGTGCAAAGTTGCCGTCACCGGTGGCGGCGGTTTTGTCGGCCGTGCGATCACCATGCGCTTGCGGCAGCGCGGGGTGTCCGTCCGGGTCATCGGCCGCAGCAACTACCCGGACCTTCACCTCCCCGGTGTATCAATCTGCAACGGAGACATCAGAGACAAAAACTTCCTCGCAAATGCGTTTGCCGGCTGCGACGCGGTCTTTCATGTGGCGGCGAAGGCCGGGATCTGGGGAAAGCGGGAAGAGTATTATGCGATCAACGTCACCGGCACCGCCAATGTGCTTGAGGCGTGCAGGACGAATCAGGTTCCGGCCCTCGTCTACACCAGCACTCCCAGTGTGGTCTTCAACGGCGCCGACCTCTGCGGCGGTGACGAATCCCTCCCGTATGCCGAAACATTCCTCTGCCATTACGCCGAGACCAAGATGCTCGCCGAAAAGATGGTCCTCGCCGCAAATTCGGATCATCTCAAAACCGTCGCCCTCAGGCCGCACCTGATCTGGGGCCCGGGGGACACCAATCTTGTCCCGAGGCTCATCGAACGCGGCCGGAAGGGCTTGTTAAAGCGGGTAGGGGAGGGCGCCAATCTGGTCGATATCTCCTACATCGACAATGTGGTTGACGCCCAGATAAAAGCAGCGGCTGATCTGTTGACTACCGGCAACTCAGCCGGTAAACCATACTTCATCTCCCAGGGCGAGCCGGTCAATCTCTGGGACTGGATCAACGAGTTCTACAAACTGTGCGGTGTCCCTGCAGTATCAAAGTCAGTCAGCTTCAAAAAGGCCAGGTTTGTCGGCGGGCTGCTGGAGAAGGTTTACGGCGCTCTCGACATCAAATCCGAACCGCTGATGACCAGATTCCTCGCCGAACAACTGGCCCATTCCCACTGGTTTTCCATTGCTTCGGCAAAAAACGATTTCGGCTACGCTCCTGCAGTGACCACCCGGGAAGGGATGAAGAGAACCGCGGCGTGGGTAAAAAATGTTTTCCCCGACCAACTCTCTTGA
- a CDS encoding AMP-binding protein — protein sequence MNISGAGVDNFNISRALAEVAESQSDNTGLIEKVFGGYRSWTFKELDRNASAYAHGLKKMGVGRNDRAVLMVKPSMEFVCLAFALFRLGTPVILIDPGMGYYNLLRCVAYVRPTVFIGVPKAQFFRLLNPGVFGSVKRSVCVGPSFSLLGSSLAGLAKFNKGAFETPPTARDDLAAIIFTTGSTGPPKGVQYTHGVFQAQKDLIRNYYGITPDDIDQPAFPLFALFSTALGACAVIPDMNPAHPARVNPERFVNSLIEKGVTYSFGSPAIWNVVSRYCLDHGIVLEKLRLVLMAGAPVPFELIERVKRIMSPAGEIHTPYGATEALPVTSMTGSEVLEETWKNTMNGGGTCVGKPLPGNEVRIIRTCDEPIAELADAYELSPGSIGEIIVCGEIVTSVYDNNGSETELAKINDNGRVWHRMGDLGYLDEAGRLWFCGRRAHRVKAAGGEMYTIPCEAIFNEHPDVYRSALVGIKRDGELHETPVLIVEPYSRYEERALVADLAKLALANPLTRNIKHFLINESFPVDIRHNAKIFREKLAVWAQREISFEEAPAEAAGCGGDE from the coding sequence ATGAATATCTCGGGGGCGGGCGTGGATAATTTCAATATTTCCAGGGCGCTCGCCGAAGTGGCGGAATCGCAGTCGGACAACACGGGCCTGATCGAAAAGGTCTTCGGCGGATACCGGAGCTGGACCTTCAAGGAACTCGACCGGAACGCCTCCGCCTATGCCCATGGGCTGAAAAAGATGGGGGTCGGGCGCAATGACCGGGCGGTCCTGATGGTCAAGCCCTCCATGGAGTTCGTCTGTCTCGCCTTTGCCCTCTTCCGGCTGGGAACGCCGGTGATCCTGATCGATCCGGGGATGGGGTACTACAATCTGCTCCGCTGTGTCGCCTATGTCCGGCCGACGGTTTTCATCGGGGTGCCGAAGGCGCAATTTTTCAGATTGCTGAACCCGGGGGTGTTTGGCTCGGTCAAGCGTTCGGTCTGCGTCGGCCCTTCTTTCAGTCTTCTGGGCAGCTCCCTTGCCGGGCTCGCCAAATTCAACAAAGGCGCCTTTGAAACCCCGCCGACGGCCAGAGATGATCTGGCGGCGATCATTTTCACGACCGGCAGCACCGGGCCGCCCAAAGGGGTCCAGTACACCCATGGGGTCTTCCAGGCCCAGAAGGACCTGATCCGCAACTATTACGGCATAACCCCCGACGATATCGACCAGCCGGCATTCCCGCTGTTCGCCCTGTTCTCGACGGCCCTCGGGGCATGTGCGGTGATCCCGGATATGAACCCGGCCCATCCCGCCCGGGTGAACCCGGAACGGTTCGTGAACTCATTGATTGAAAAGGGGGTCACCTATTCCTTCGGCTCTCCGGCCATCTGGAATGTGGTGAGCCGTTACTGCCTCGATCACGGGATTGTCCTCGAAAAATTGCGTCTGGTCCTGATGGCCGGGGCCCCGGTGCCCTTCGAGCTGATCGAGCGGGTCAAGCGGATCATGTCACCGGCCGGCGAGATCCACACTCCCTACGGGGCGACGGAGGCCCTGCCGGTCACCTCGATGACCGGTTCCGAGGTGCTTGAGGAGACCTGGAAGAATACCATGAACGGCGGCGGCACCTGTGTCGGCAAACCTTTGCCCGGGAACGAGGTCAGGATCATCAGAACCTGTGACGAGCCGATCGCGGAATTGGCGGACGCCTATGAACTTTCGCCCGGCAGCATCGGCGAGATCATCGTCTGCGGGGAGATTGTCACCAGCGTCTACGACAATAACGGGTCGGAAACGGAACTTGCCAAGATCAACGACAACGGCCGGGTCTGGCACCGGATGGGTGATCTCGGCTATCTGGATGAGGCGGGGCGCCTCTGGTTCTGCGGCCGGAGGGCCCACCGGGTGAAAGCCGCCGGCGGCGAGATGTATACCATTCCCTGTGAGGCGATCTTCAACGAGCACCCGGATGTGTACCGCTCCGCCCTGGTCGGGATCAAACGGGATGGAGAGCTGCACGAAACGCCGGTGCTGATTGTTGAACCATACTCACGCTATGAGGAGCGTGCGTTGGTTGCCGATCTTGCCAAACTCGCCCTGGCCAATCCTCTGACCCGGAATATCAAACATTTCCTGATTAACGAGTCCTTTCCGGTGGATATCCGGCACAACGCCAAGATCTTCCGGGAGAAGCTTGCGGTCTGGGCGCAGCGGGAAATCAGTTTTGAGGAAGCTCCCGCTGAAGCAGCAGGCTGCGGCGGTGATGAATAA
- a CDS encoding alpha/beta fold hydrolase → MGKAELFKDLYPFKPKKITVFGHTISYLDEGKGPVIVMLHGNPTWSFFYRNLVLLLRDRYRLIVPDHLGCGFSDKPQEYPYRLKDHIDNLENLLGQLGVEKHSLVLHDWGGAIGMGYLDRHPERLESLTVLNTAAFRSTRIPLRINICRIPYLGPFLVRGLNGFVRAAVHMAVKKRMPRLVRKGYLAPYNSWANRVAVMRFIEDIPLDYRHPSWETLLRAEGALQYIKNKPVLILWGGKDFCFNNTFYQEWHRRFPHARSIYLENAGHFVLEDADGQVDHLINGFFDEYLGGGRG, encoded by the coding sequence ATGGGCAAAGCTGAACTGTTCAAAGACCTGTATCCCTTCAAACCCAAAAAGATCACGGTCTTCGGGCACACCATTTCCTACCTCGATGAGGGAAAGGGCCCGGTGATCGTGATGCTGCACGGCAATCCGACCTGGTCATTTTTTTACCGGAACCTGGTCCTGCTCCTGCGGGACCGTTACCGGCTGATCGTGCCCGATCATCTGGGCTGCGGATTTTCCGATAAACCGCAGGAGTATCCCTACCGTCTCAAAGACCATATCGACAACCTGGAAAATCTCCTCGGCCAGCTTGGCGTGGAAAAGCATTCGCTGGTTCTGCACGACTGGGGCGGGGCGATCGGCATGGGCTATCTCGACCGCCACCCCGAACGGCTTGAGTCCCTCACTGTTTTAAATACCGCCGCCTTCCGGTCGACCCGGATTCCCCTGCGGATCAATATCTGCCGCATCCCGTACCTGGGGCCTTTTCTGGTCCGGGGGTTGAACGGTTTCGTCCGGGCGGCGGTGCACATGGCGGTGAAGAAAAGAATGCCCCGCCTGGTGCGGAAGGGGTACCTGGCCCCGTATAACTCCTGGGCCAACCGGGTCGCGGTCATGCGTTTTATCGAGGACATCCCCCTCGATTACCGCCACCCCTCCTGGGAAACCCTGCTCCGGGCGGAAGGCGCTCTTCAGTATATCAAGAACAAGCCGGTCCTGATCCTCTGGGGCGGCAAGGATTTCTGTTTCAACAATACGTTCTACCAGGAGTGGCATCGAAGATTCCCGCACGCCCGGTCGATCTATCTGGAAAATGCCGGCCATTTTGTGCTGGAAGATGCCGACGGTCAGGTCGACCATCTGATCAACGGCTTTTTCGATGAATATCTCGGGGGCGGGCGTGGATAA
- a CDS encoding 3-oxoacyl-ACP synthase III: MLFNNVCLHSFGYQLPPRVVTSAEIEERLFPVYDRLKLPAGRLELMSGIRSRRFWDSGTRPSDGAVMAGKKAIEASGIAPADIECLFFTGVCRDMMEPATASFVHRQLGLPDRCILYDISNACLGFLNGMITLATLIELGQVKTGLIVTGETAEHLVESTILNLLADPVLTRKSIKSSFASLTIGSGAVALVMGDERLYKTGHTLKGGVCRANTSFNDLCQGGSDNPAGTLMATDSEELLKRGVETAHLTWLDFLEETGWQPKVIDHYFCHQVGSSHSRLLCETLGIDPALNYETLAQLGNVGSVSAPVTMAIGVEEGILRKGERAALLGIGSGINCLMLGVEW; the protein is encoded by the coding sequence ATGCTCTTCAACAATGTCTGCCTGCATAGCTTCGGTTACCAGCTGCCGCCCCGGGTCGTCACCTCCGCCGAGATCGAGGAGCGGCTTTTCCCGGTCTATGACCGGCTGAAGCTGCCCGCCGGTCGTCTGGAACTGATGTCGGGCATCAGGTCCCGCCGTTTCTGGGACAGCGGGACCAGGCCCAGTGACGGGGCGGTGATGGCGGGGAAAAAGGCGATCGAAGCTTCCGGTATTGCTCCGGCTGATATCGAGTGCCTTTTTTTCACCGGCGTCTGCCGCGACATGATGGAACCGGCCACCGCTTCCTTTGTCCATCGGCAGTTGGGGCTGCCCGACAGATGCATCCTTTATGACATCTCCAATGCCTGCCTCGGGTTTTTAAACGGCATGATCACCCTCGCGACCCTGATCGAACTCGGGCAGGTGAAGACCGGCCTCATCGTCACCGGGGAAACGGCGGAACACCTGGTCGAGTCAACGATCCTGAATCTTTTGGCCGATCCCGTTCTGACCAGAAAATCCATTAAATCCTCTTTTGCCTCTTTAACCATCGGTTCCGGCGCGGTCGCCCTGGTCATGGGCGATGAACGTCTTTACAAAACCGGGCACACCCTGAAGGGCGGGGTCTGCCGGGCCAATACCTCTTTCAATGATCTCTGCCAGGGCGGCTCGGACAATCCTGCCGGGACCCTGATGGCCACCGATTCCGAGGAGCTGCTGAAGAGAGGCGTGGAGACCGCCCACCTGACCTGGCTTGATTTCCTTGAAGAAACCGGCTGGCAGCCGAAGGTGATCGACCATTATTTCTGCCATCAGGTCGGCAGCTCCCACTCCCGTCTGCTTTGTGAAACCCTTGGTATCGATCCGGCCCTGAATTACGAAACGCTCGCCCAGCTCGGCAATGTGGGTTCGGTTTCCGCCCCGGTGACCATGGCCATCGGCGTGGAGGAGGGTATTTTGCGAAAAGGGGAAAGGGCGGCCCTGCTCGGGATCGGCAGCGGCATCAACTGTCTGATGCTCGGGGTGGAATGGTGA
- a CDS encoding SDR family oxidoreductase: MSFLNLHDKYIVVFGMANKKSIACAIARVLGEQGAKVIHVVRTEERRQTALKLFPDSPVFVCDVEQEENILRVSREVADFLGGDKISGIVHSIAFANYSEGIKPFHETIRKDFLQAIDISCFSFISIANHFKTLLAPDASVVTISISTTRMAAENYGYMAPVKAALESSICFLAKSFSSFSRVRFNAVCPGLLKTSASAGIPGYIDSYLYAEKLTLRKKALATSEVADTAAFLLSERSSGINARTIVIDAGMDVNYFDSEIIAKTLD, from the coding sequence ATGAGTTTTCTAAACCTGCACGACAAATATATCGTGGTCTTCGGCATGGCCAACAAGAAGTCCATTGCCTGTGCCATTGCGAGGGTCCTTGGCGAGCAGGGAGCGAAAGTCATCCACGTGGTTCGCACCGAGGAACGGCGGCAGACGGCGTTAAAACTTTTCCCCGATTCGCCGGTATTTGTCTGTGATGTGGAACAGGAGGAGAATATTCTCCGGGTGAGTCGTGAGGTTGCAGATTTTCTCGGAGGAGACAAGATTTCCGGAATCGTCCACTCGATCGCCTTCGCCAACTATTCCGAGGGCATCAAACCCTTCCATGAAACGATCAGGAAGGATTTTCTGCAGGCGATCGATATCTCCTGCTTCTCCTTTATTTCCATTGCCAATCATTTTAAAACACTTCTCGCGCCGGACGCTTCGGTGGTCACGATCTCCATCTCCACAACCCGGATGGCCGCTGAAAATTACGGCTATATGGCGCCGGTCAAGGCGGCCCTCGAATCATCCATCTGCTTTCTGGCGAAAAGTTTTTCCTCGTTTTCCAGGGTCCGGTTCAATGCGGTCTGTCCGGGGTTGCTCAAAACCTCGGCCTCCGCAGGAATCCCTGGTTACATCGACAGCTATCTCTATGCGGAAAAGCTCACCCTGCGTAAAAAGGCCCTTGCCACCAGTGAGGTGGCGGACACTGCCGCCTTTCTTCTTTCTGAAAGATCTTCCGGTATCAATGCTCGGACCATCGTGATCGATGCGGGTATGGATGTGAATTACTTCGATTCCGAGATCATCGCCAAGACCCTGGATTAA